Proteins found in one Mustela lutreola isolate mMusLut2 chromosome 10, mMusLut2.pri, whole genome shotgun sequence genomic segment:
- the LOC131809846 gene encoding small ribosomal subunit protein eS27-like codes for MKPSLFRNSSNTFILRYLAPDISSRTLMTRDCLGSRKINRLLARDLLYPSSEKEKKKKKHKKKQLVQSPHSYFMDVQGPGCYKITTVFNHAQMVFICAGCSTVLLCKPTEGKARLTGCSSLRRKQH; via the exons ATGAAACCATCCCTCTTCCGCAACAGTTCTAACACCTTTATTCTAAGATACCTGGCACCAGATATCAGCTCAAGGACACTCATGACTAGGG ACTGTCTGGGCTCACGAAAGATCAACAGGCTTTTGGCTAGAGATTTACTATACCCGTCCtcggaaaaggaaaagaaaaaaaaaaaacataaaaagaaacagctAGTTCAAAGCCCACATTCCTATTTTATGGATGTACAAGGCCCAGGCTGCTACAAGATTACCACGGTTTTCAACCATGCTCAGATGGTCTTTATTTGTGCGGGCTGTTCAACAGTGTTGCTGTGCAAGCCAACAGAAGGAAAGGCCAGACTCACAGGGTGTTCTTCACTTAGAAGAAAGCAACACTAA